The following DNA comes from Dermacentor andersoni chromosome 2, qqDerAnde1_hic_scaffold, whole genome shotgun sequence.
GTAGTGTTGAACAAATCATAGGTTCATGTTAATATATTACAGTATACTAGAAATATAGTGTGATGCAGATGTCACTGATTTTGCATAGACAATGCCTTATTTTGTGCCAGTCACATTTTAAGTTGTTTTAACAGTGACTTCTACCAGCATGGTTGTCTTGAGCTATAGCTTTAATTTTGCATGTTTAGTAGTGTTGCTATGCGCAGCTTTTAAAAAAGCATAGAAATAACAAAACGTCTTTGATGCCGTTATTCCAGATTCAAAAGGCTTGTGTCGTGTGGTAGCATCGTTGCTGGTTTCGTTTTGCATTTTACTTAATGGTATGCAGCATCACTATGCTCATCGATGTTCACACAGCCCAGGTCAGACCTGGACGGTGTTGCTCTAAGCACCTGGTAAAAATTATACAGCCAATTCTTAAACCATTAAAAAGCTCGAGATTATAATGTTCAGCCAGCAAGCTGGGCCCAGAAGTGCATCAATATTTGTTGAGATTTTATAAAGTTGTGGATATTTGTAAATTGACAATGAGCAGAATAATCTGTGCCAACTGTTTATTCATTTTTCAACCTTACCCACACATATATAATGTTCGCAAAGTGCAGCATGAAAGTGGCACCATATTATTATAGCTAGCATCATGAAACTAGTCACAGTTCAGCCTCGGTAAGAAATTGAGGTGAACTATAACAGGTACATCGGGATTGCATGATTCATCTTGGCCCGCAGTTCTGGCTGCAGTTCTGGGAATTGGGCATTATACACTACATTATGTGAGAAATGTGCAGCATGAATGATAAGTGTATGTAGCATCAACTTGTTCCTGCAGAGCAAAAGGCATCATAGTTGCAGCATAGTATCTTGTTGTGCCCTTTTATCTTGCATTTAAGTGCCAAAAATGCATATTGACATTTTTTCCTGCAAATCCCTTGGGAAGTTTCAGAATGTTGTTATACTAGGGAAGTGACTAGGGCcaaaaatgcagctgccacacaAGTTTTGTGACAGGTGAACATGAGCTTATATGGATAGAGATGAGTGCTCAGTTAGTTTGTAAAGCATTGTAATGTTGGTAACACAAGATAGCTTGGGTTGAAACCTAGAGAACCTCACAGGGGCCTGTAAGTTCCCTTGCAGGAAATTTTATTCGCATTATGCAAATGTCAAAGGTTTTGTATCAAGTTATCGAACTAAATGAGAACTGAGCCAAAAGAGAAATAGGGTGATGAGTTTTTgcttctttcctttgtttttccgTGCCAAAGTCAAATTCAGGCCAAAACTTTTTGAAGGAATCGTTCAAAACCACATTACCAATGATTAAAGACTGTTCAGACCAACATTTGTTGCTTTTGTGAGCTGTCAGATGAGCACATCAAAGACATATAAACATGACAGATTTATCCACCCCTCAGTAGTTTAGTGTAGCCTCTGGTGCACTTTGGTGGGAAGTGAACCATTCAGGGTGTTGTGCTGCGACAGTGGGACAATAGCAGCCACAGTCACCATCTGAACACATTTTCATAAAGGCTGAAATGGTGGTGACCTGATTGCATGACATTGCTATGGCACTGTCAGGTCATCACTGCTCTATGCATGTTATGCCTCTATCCCCCATCTTGGAACAGGTTTACAGTAGTGCAaataaaagacaggacaaaagaagacacacagggacaggGACAGCgctgtgtgtccctgtgtgtcttcttttgtcctgtcttttaattGCACTACCGTAAACCTATTCAAGATGCGTTagcaacaagcccacattgcaaccctcgtaaTCTAGCCCCCAGACATGCACATCACACTTCATCATTCCCATGTTCTTTCAGCATCTGCTGTCCACAGAAGCTCATGAGCTTGAAGGACAGCacatacttatatttaggtgcatgttaaagaacccctgggTGCCCATATTATTCCAGAGCCCTCCAATCGGGAATGCTTCATAATCAAACTGTggtttttggcacataaaaccctataatttaaattTGACATACAGTAGCATGTTTCTGAGgggtcctttccttttttttttttttcaagctttctttAGGCCTCACCGCTAGCACAAGCCTATATGATGCCTGTAATGCTGAAAATGCAAGATTGGTGCAAGCTTTTCAATCCTCTGTCTTGCCAATGGAGTGTGCTATCCTCCCTCCCCACTATGCCTCTTGTTCCGCTGGAAGAACCACTATGCCCCTTATTCTAGCCTGGACAATACATACATCAGTCAAGATGCAACACTGTGACGTTTTCATGTTTAATATGTCTAGTACTATAGAACGAGCAGCAGAAGGCACAGTAGTACACTAGTCATGCTGTGTGCATGTGGCTGTTTCTGTGAATGACTGCTGTTGTTTTAGTAGAGCAGTTGGAGCTTCACAGAAATTCTCTGCAGGAATCGCAAGGGTTGaaaacttctttttttgttttttcgcttcTTTTTATGTTTGTACGTCAAATAAAGCTAGCCAGGTGTGCATGTTATCTAAAAGTCAGAAAGTAAATTCTATTGAAGATCTTTGTGCCTTCTGAATGTAAAAAATTTTATGGGAGGTGTTCCAAATACCTGCCTATAGAGCTCATATTGAATACTTATCTATTTTCTGCCAGTCAGTGCTGCACAGTGAGTATTTCTCCTGTAAAAAATTTCTTAAATgggtactgacacaaaaattttctatctagctttttctttcttttttttaattaggtaGCTGTCAACTCCTTAACAACAGTATGCTGACTGAACTCCTTGAATTCACAACAAATAATTAACTATCACCTCTTTTAATGTGACCTGTTCAAAATGTGTGCTAAAAACAGCATGACTGCTTTTAGGACCCATTGGCACTCAATGCAAGGGTGTGTTGACAAGGGTGTCCCAATATGTCACTCAAATCGAAGGTGATAGTCACATAGTATCACTAACACAAACTACTCAAGAACAACTCAGTCAACCTGGTGCAGGGGTTGCAAGCCACAGAATGTATCGTGAAATGCTGGGCATGCAACATCCACCATTCCGTCTCTTTCACTCAGCACTTCTCTCCATATTTGACATGAAATAAGCTTGGTCCTCTGCTGTGGCTTTCCTCCGAACATGCAGTGTCCTTCTCACTTTCTCTCCCTTATTATGTTGTTCTGTAAAGCTATCAGCAAGATGATCATAGTGTGACCTTGACTACTGTCATGATCCATATTACTGATATCACATGACACTACCATCTCCGACTTTCGTGACATGTGAGAAGCCCTGTTCAACAAACCTGCAACCCCGCTCCATTGCAGTGTGCATGTTAAATTTATTGCTTGAAAAGATAGAATCATTTGTTATTTGTTGTGCATTTAAGGAATAGAAGCCTCATGCCATCGTCATGGAGTCTGTAGCCATATAGTAATAACAAAAAATTATATTTGTGCAGGTTCCTTCTTTACAGTTTACAAAAAGTAAATACCTTGTACGTGTATTAAATAGACATCAAGTAGGACATTTTAGTCACTGTGAGCAAAAGGCATGATACTTGATGCTGGGGGTTGTGCAAGATGGTAAGGATAGGTTGCATTGTTTCACTGTGTGCCACAAAACATAGGGACTCTACTGCAATAATATAAGGGCTAGAAAGGCAGATAAAGACGCACGTAATTACAGCAGAATGTTGCATCAAATTTATTTGCGATGAATATGCAGGTGtgtgtacaaaaaaaagaaagaaaaagaaggaacgaaagggAAAAAAGGAACGATAAAAAAGGAagccaaataaataaacaaataaatcaaCACGAAGCTCTCGTGAGGTTAAACTGAACCGAACACTTGTGCGTTCCCGTTAATGTCATTGCAAATGCTGAGGGAAGCTGGTGGCACATGATTTTTGTTATTTGATTCCTGTTTAAATTGGTCTGAAAGTCTAAAACATTATATTACTCTGGAGCCAAACCTGAATGAATCTGCAAAGCTCTAACCCAAAACAAACCCTAAAAAAATTCAGTTCTTCATTCTTTCTTGTACAGCATTAATATATTAGTTTTCTTCTTGGTTATCAGGTGCACAGTTGCATCATGCCATTTCATATTATCCTTCATCTGCAGGCAAAAATTTATCCAGGAATAAAAGATGTGATGCTAGTTAGGGCATAAGTCACAGAATGATCCATTTCTTTTTACTGAACTGAAACATTTGCATGCTTGGGGTTAAAAAGGATCCTGTACATTTCTGATGTTGAGGGGTTCATGAAGGAACAAACTTTGATAAGCCGTGCGCCACAGTCACACCTCCATATTGGCTCATAGCATATGATGAACACAGATACTACAATGTATATATGAACGAGTGTGTGCAGCGCAAGAGACAACTCGAGGACAAAATAAGATTGGTTAAGCGCTGATATCCAACTGAAAATGTAGGTATGCAGTATTTATACATGTATACAAAAAGAATAGATGAAAATTGTTACATTAGAAAACCATCTGCTTCTTGCACTTTATGCACTCATTATGATTACCAACTAGCCTAGTCAGCCACTTTGCCaaataaatataattttttttttgctgataccAGCATGTAATGACTATAGCTTTTAAtaaatattggatataacaaaagCGTTTCACTTTTTACCTCTTCTGCATTTCTTTTGatttgtagcaagcatgtgaaaTGGTGAACATTTGATGAAAAACACTGTAAAACAGCATAGGTTTGGTGTGCCTTTACCTGCCACAAAACCTGCATCAGGCTTTGTGTGACATAAGCCTAACTTGCTTTGAGGCCTATTGGTGTGctcctctccctctctttctattccctctttcccatcCTCCAGAGTAGGTTAGCCAACCAGATGCATTTCTGgtaaacatccctgccttctctttaTTTTCCTGCTCCTTGGTGTGCTAAGCTTGCAAAGCAATGTGTGGGTGAGTATTGAATAGTGATTCATGTTTGATTTTCAAACATTTTTATAAGAAATTGCACTTACTACTGCTTTTTCTTTGGTTTGTTTTGGTTTTGATCATGTTTTGGTCCACATTGTTGACATTCTTGCTTGTATGGTTAGTCtggaaaaaatgaaaaactgCCCTGTATAcacttcgcactttttttttacctaggtgCCTTATTGTTCCCTGGGCAGGTTTAGAATagaaaaataaaggaatgaaGTTAGTTATGTCATCAAAGTGCAGTTGTATGTCTACAAATAACCAGTGAGCCAAAGATCATGAGGAGTACTGTATTTAGTGACAGGCAAGCTGCTCCTCACTTTCCTCTCTCATCACGTTACTCTCGTCATCTTTTTAAAATAAAGCTTTATTCTCAATATACATTTCGTTCTTGCTTCCTTCAGCAGCCTCGACAGACATGATTTAGAAGCCATACATATGTACAACCAAAGCAGCCTGTTTTGCTGTTGCTCAAGGTTAGTCTTTTTCTTCTAGCTACTTGAAACTTTTGGAATTGCACTCGAAGGGAACTGAAGGCAAAGAAGCCATTTTGCTTGAAACATTGAACCATTCAAGGGGTTTCACGAAAGCGCTAATGAGCATCAACTCCGCGTGCCATAGAAACATCTGCATTCAACCTCTGCTACAATTGCACTCAAGCTCCCAAATATTAAGTATGTGTATATGTGTAAAAGTATGCAGTATGTTAACAGTTACTGATTGTAGAGAAAAATATGTGTATATGATTAAAGTATGCAGTATGTTAACAGTTACTGCTTGTAGAGAAAAATATTCTTAATGTCTGAAGATAAAATATCAGAGTTTTAGCTTGTCAGTAAACATATTGCCATTTACAGTAGCAGCAACACTGGTAGTGATATCTTGTGATCCAGATTTTAACCTGTGGGCACACGAAGCAAATATGGCAGTGAGCTATCATAGTCTGCTCAACTGCTGGTGGAAAGTATTGGTAGTGACATTATAAAAATTTAGATACAGTCATTTTATGATTTTCCTTCAATGAGAACACCAATACACAACACATGCCAAACACATTGCAGTTGAACAAGCATGTCAAGACATTGCTACCAGCTTTGCGGTGCTGTCCATGCCTTTGGTGGCCTGATAAATTGTAAGTCTTCAATGCATGACAGAAGAGTTTTGAACGGGTGTCACACAACAAACATTTGATCGTGATCGAGCTCTGTCGGGATTGAATTTCTTGGTTAGCTTCTTCGCACAAGCTGCCAAAGGGAGTCAATAGCACTTGCGATATTGATCTGGATTGGGCTCAGTTGTGACAGAAAGTGGCCATCTGCCTCTGGTAAGAAGTTTATGAACAAGTTAAAACCCTCTACATCTTGCACTGAAAGTGACACAATGCTAAATAATGGTCATCATATGAAAACAGAAGCTGCCAGTGTCTGTTAACAGCGTTAAATGTATATTCTACTAGcaagagaaaatgtttttaagCTGATGGGGCTGTCAAGCTGAAGCAGCAAACAGCAGGCATCCCAGCACCATGCTTAACAGCTCTTATACCAGATGCAGTGCAACAGACTGAACATTATTGGCCTTCAAGAACTTCAACAATGGAAAAATTTCACCCAAGGAAAACATATATGGGATTTCAGACATGTAAGGAAGGCTGCCTGCAGTAATGTGGAAATGTTTTCTTTACATAAGCAGTACACACACCGCAAGCCTCCTCTCTCCGAAATGTATTGCAACATGTACTCGATTTTAAAACAAGTCGCATTTATTCAAGAAATGTTACACTTCAGTATGGCTCAAACTGCTGATTTTTTGCTGTACAAGAGAATATGATGCATGGTAAATAGATTTATAATTTAGAACTTGCTGTGCAACACAATGATGTGCAACTTGCATCATGTTTTCAAAAAATATTGGCCACATTGAACCTCTTTCAGTTCAAAATAATTTGACAACAGACTTCATCAGTCAATCACAACACAGGACCTTTTGACCTCCACGTTTTCAATGTCTGTCATCTTGCGTTTCAGACTTTTTCTCTCATTTCCAACTTCCTCAACATCATCTTCAATGACACATAGATCGTCATCGCtagtatcatcgcagccatgttGCCCTTTGCTTTCATCCTCTTCATTATGGTTATTACTGTCTGCTATGTCACTATCAGGCTTCAGCTGGGAGACATCGCCTGCAATTTCAAACCCTGTGCCATCTGTATTTTCATCATGAACAATGTTAACTGTAACCTGAAAATTTTGAAGAAAATCATCACAGCGAAGCCGCGAGCCATGAATAACGCCTAAGCTTGCCAGATGCATGGCCCGATTGGAATCGGTCTCACCTTCCTCGCTTGAAATGAGGATTGTGCCTTTGCCATCATCAAGCTCTACGTCAGGTGCAGCCATTCTTATTTGCTCCTTGAGCACCTTATCCTCAAAAGTGCCAACAGTCATCTGTTTTGTGTTAAGACTAACATAGAGCTCTGCCTTTGATGAGCATGTGTAACACTTTGGATTTGGCTCAACAAGCTGAGCCGGAATAATAAGCTTTTTTGTTGACGAAGGCTGCTTATTTAAGAAGACCTGTTTGCAGCTTGTTCTACACTCTTCCAACTTCCcttgcagaagcttgaaagcctGAAGCACTATAATACCTGCAATGATGGCGTTGGTTGTTGCTATGGCAGGAATAATGTTGCCTGCCATTGCTTTTACATTAAATCTGCTAGTCTGAGGAATTCCAAAGCAGTGAGCACGGAGGTTTGCGCAAGCAGTCACAAAATCCATGCACTCATCGTTGTCCTTGTCCCACACTAAATGGTCGCTTTCACTGATctccactgctcgcgccttcagCTTTGCCACGGAGTCGCAAAAAGCTCGGCGGCACTGGTCCAAACTCCAGCGCCGGTGATCGAGCGTGCCAGAGTCAGTCGCGTCAGCACTGCTGCAAGCCGTTGTGTCCGGCAAGTTGTCCCACTGCAAAGGCATTGGGGGCTTTCTGCGCGACCATAGCTTCTCCATATGGAGCAGGTATCGTATGTCGTCGCCGAAAAGCTTGTTGAAGAGCTTCTCCGGGTCGTAACCGCACTGCGTGGCCCAAAGCCGCGTCGAGACGCGGCAAACGTTGCCCGTGGCGTCTGTGCGTTGTTTGAGCATTTGGTCTAAGCTCACTTCGCCTCTGAGCTCGGGGTCCGTAGAGTCCGGCGATACGTCTTCGTCGGGATCTGCCTCGCCAAAAAGCTGGTTGAAAAGATGCTTCGCCCATACAATACAATGTATCGGCTCCGAAGGCGTGTTGCGTATGGTGCATCCCGGATAAGTCTTTTCAGCAGGCTGCGGCTGGCACTCGTAGCATTCAGTGAGCCCTTTGAATATCGGTGTCACTTGTCCCAAGTATCCGGCGCTGCCGCTCTCGATCAGCGGCACTTTGGCGGCCAAACACATCCGATTCACATGGCTCCGCGCACTCCTGTTGTCGAGAGCGTTCATGACAATGTCGAAACGTTTGAAAAAGTCGAGTCCATACTCTGGCTTCACAATACTGTCATGGTGAGCTACGATCTTCACATGCGGGTCAAGCCTCTCGGCGCTTTCCTTGGCAATGAACGCTTTTGGCTTTCCGACGTGCTCCTTCCGGAACAGAAATTGCCGGTTCAGGTTACTCACGTCTATCGTATCCAGGTCAATGATCTCAATGTTGGCAAAGCCAGAAAGTACTAAGTCTTTGAGTAACTCGCAACCAATACCGCCAGCACCAACAACTAAAACGTTCGCCTTTTTGACATCTTGAACGCGCTGAACGAAGCCGGCGTCCGCCATCTTGCAAACTTCGCGCCGCGCGTTGTCTAGTTGTCTGGCGCGTGTCTTGTTTTGTCTTGTGGTCTCTCTATCTTGCGGAGCGCTAGGAGGCGCTAGTGCCCAAATTTTCTCGCTTGCACCCGCTcctactcgcgcctg
Coding sequences within:
- the Uba2 gene encoding SUMO-activating enzyme subunit 2, yielding MADAGFVQRVQDVKKANVLVVGAGGIGCELLKDLVLSGFANIEIIDLDTIDVSNLNRQFLFRKEHVGKPKAFIAKESAERLDPHVKIVAHHDSIVKPEYGLDFFKRFDIVMNALDNRSARSHVNRMCLAAKVPLIESGSAGYLGQVTPIFKGLTECYECQPQPAEKTYPGCTIRNTPSEPIHCIVWAKHLFNQLFGEADPDEDVSPDSTDPELRGEVSLDQMLKQRTDATGNVCRVSTRLWATQCGYDPEKLFNKLFGDDIRYLLHMEKLWSRRKPPMPLQWDNLPDTTACSSADATDSGTLDHRRWSLDQCRRAFCDSVAKLKARAVEISESDHLVWDKDNDECMDFVTACANLRAHCFGIPQTSRFNVKAMAGNIIPAIATTNAIIAGIIVLQAFKLLQGKLEECRTSCKQVFLNKQPSSTKKLIIPAQLVEPNPKCYTCSSKAELYVSLNTKQMTVGTFEDKVLKEQIRMAAPDVELDDGKGTILISSEEGETDSNRAMHLASLGVIHGSRLRCDDFLQNFQVTVNIVHDENTDGTGFEIAGDVSQLKPDSDIADSNNHNEEDESKGQHGCDDTSDDDLCVIEDDVEEVGNERKSLKRKMTDIENVEVKRSCVVID